From a single Rutidosis leptorrhynchoides isolate AG116_Rl617_1_P2 chromosome 5, CSIRO_AGI_Rlap_v1, whole genome shotgun sequence genomic region:
- the LOC139849146 gene encoding uncharacterized mitochondrial protein AtMg00810-like — protein sequence MYCSELSANYTSARISQVSTRSSCIHTKGTREEYINTFKKQMQNVFEMSDLGKLTYYLGIEVVEADDRIFINQSGHAKKVILMVGMSDCNSTKFPMEPKLHLTKDEEGNPVDGMTYRRIIGSLRYLIHKRPGLGYSVGVMSRFMESLKESHLKAVKQILRLVCNRKLRVFNIID from the exons ATGTATTGCTCTGAATTGAGTGCAAATTACACATCAGCTAGGATTTCACAAGTGTCCACAAGATCAAGCTGTATACATACGAAAG GAACACGCGAAGAGTATATCAACACATTTAAGAAACAAATGCAAAATGTGTTTGAGATGAGTGACCTTGGAAAACTTACATATTATCTTGGCATTGAGGTTGTGGAAGCTGATGACAGAATATTTATTAACCAAAGTGGTCATGCTAAAAAGGTGATCTTAATGGTTGGAATGTCAGATTGCAACTCAACCAAGTTTCCCATGGAACCAAAGCTCCATCTCACTAAAGACGAAGAAGGAAATCCAGTAGATGGCATGACTTATAGACGCATAATTGGGAGCTTAAGGTATTTGATTCATAAGAGGCCCGGCCTAGGATACTCAGTTGGGGTTATGAGTCGATTTATGGAGTCACTAAAAGAGAGTCATCTCAAGGCGGTCAAGCAAATTCTGAG GCTTGTTTGTAATCGTAAACTTCGTGTATTTAACATCATTGATTAA
- the LOC139848081 gene encoding homeobox-leucine zipper protein ATHB-40-like → MATNMKTQTQTEVDEQMVLLSQYYPGIYDQLIPEQEEVVKPRRRRKKNKADGSSSSGFRKRKLSDEQVNLLEENFGNEHKLESERKDRLASELGLDPRQVAVWFQNRRARWKSKKLEEEYSKLKTEHDSIVLDKCRLETEVLKLKERLSEAEKEMNKLVERSDGISSTSPSSSFSMEAMEPPFLGGFGMEGLEKVFYLPENNYIQGFDWLNI, encoded by the exons atggcAACCAATATGAAAACTCAAACTCAAACTGAGGTTGATGAACAGATGGTTCTTCTATCACAATATTATCCTGGGATATATGATCAACTCATACCAGAACaag AGGAAGTTGTGAAACcacgaagaagaagaaagaagaacAAAGCAGATGGTAGTAGTAGTAGTGGTTTTAGAAAAAGGAAGCTTAGTGATGAACAAGTGAACCTTCtagaagaaaactttggaaatgaacATAAACTTGAATCAGAACGAAAAGACCGGCTCGCGTCTGAACTTGGACTCGACCCGCGTCAAGTTGCGGTTTGGTTTCAGAACCGGCGGGCTCGTTGGAAGAGTAAGAAGCTTGAAGAGGAATACTCTAAGCTCAAGACTGAACACGACTCTATTGTTCTTGATAAATGCAGACTTGAAACCGag GTATTAAAGCTCAAGGAACGACTATCTGAAGCAGAAAAAGAGATGAACAAGCTAGTTGAGCGGTCGGATGGAATATCAAGCACAAGTCCGAGTTCATCATTCTCTATGGAAGCTATGGAGCCACCGTTTCTTGGTGGATTTGGGATGGAAGGATTGGAGAAAGTTTTTTACTTGCCGGAAAACAACTATATACAAGGATTTGATTGGCTAAAcatctaa